The Huiozyma naganishii CBS 8797 chromosome 1, complete genome genome window below encodes:
- the ARL1 gene encoding Arf family GTPase ARL1 (similar to Saccharomyces cerevisiae ARL1 (YBR164C); ancestral locus Anc_8.597), with the protein MGNYFSSMFDRLWGANRELRILILGLDGAGKTTILYRLQIGEVVTTKPTIGFNVETLNYKNLKLNVWDLGGQTSIRPYWRCYYADTAAVIFVVDSTDRDRMATAAKELHLMLQEEELQDAALLVFANKQDQPGALSASDVSKELNLVELKDRSWSIVASSAIRGEGITEGLDWLIDVIKEEQM; encoded by the coding sequence ACCGGCTGTGGGGGGCGAACCGGGAGTTGCGGATCCTGATCCTCGGGCTGGACGGTGCTGGGAAGACGACGATCCTGTACCGTTTGCAGATCGGCGAAGTCGTGACGACGAAGCCGACGATTGGGTTCAACGTCGAGACGCTCAACTACAAGAACCTCAAGTTGAACGTGTGGGATCTTGGCGGGCAGACGTCCATCAGGCCGTACTGGCGTTGCTACTACGCGGACACCGCGGCGGTCATCTTCGTCGTGGACTCGACGGATAGGGACAGAATGGCCACGGCGGCGAAGGAATTGCACCTCATGCtacaagaggaggaactcCAAGACGCCGCACTGCTCGTGTTTGCCAACAAGCAGGACCAGCCGGGGGCGCTCAGTGCATCGGACGTCTCGAAGGAACTGAACCTTGTAGAGCTCAAGGATAGGAGTTGGTCCATCGTTGCGTCGAGCGCCATCAGGGGTGAAGGTATCACAGAGGGACTCGACTGGCTCATCGATGTCATCAAGGAGGAGCAGATGTAG